One Oryzomonas sagensis genomic region harbors:
- a CDS encoding hybrid sensor histidine kinase/response regulator codes for MPEAPPPTFNRVISTRVFLPWLAASCLLLNLFVAGLAGYSLYRSHRQYESRAVIRTQNLSQSLNLTIAGIMDKAGLTVFAVKKEAERQIRSGGIDRPALRSYLRAHNERISEIQDLRVANARGEIVFSDQAPLERPVKISDRDYFVSASRNPWIGLIVTKPLMSRITNRWTVNIVRRMDNPDGSFAGIAYAAVSLDYFVRLCGSFDLGAHGLIALRDADLAVMVRYPEQAGGEGSTGSTMVPRELRELVRGGHTSGTYRTREGLDPVERIFSFRKIANYPLYVTAGLAVDDYLAPWRTEAALMSALVALFAAGSLVTARLLYRNRGREERGEAELLRHREQLEEMVRDRTSLLEARNAQLGEEIVLRKRIEADLQRSASVMDRMPDAVSWVAPDGRILYVNDAACRLSGYERRELLALRAWDLYRNATAESWLPHWEELRREGHLHFETAAQTRDGRLVPVDVSANYLEIDGQEYDCAILRDISERRAGEAERQALMVQLSQSQKIESIGRLAGGIAHDFNNLLTPILGYAELLQNRLPADSRDFERVDRIMQAADKARVLTQQLLSFSRKQFFEMRPVDLNNVVTSFYEILRRTIRENIAIRLRLSEIVYAVRADRNQVEQILMNLAINAQDAILDRGVITIETAPVTLDDEYVRQHEGLAPGRYLMLGVSDTGAGMARETIAHIFEPFFTTKDVGKGSGLGLATVYGLVKQHGGHIVVFSEEGEGTTFKIFFPLDEDAVPVETASAAEISEVNVAGSTILLVEDNDMVRNLVRDLLDSCNCRLIVAEGPRQALALSAGRKVDLLLTDVVMPDMNGPELQEKMQKTHPGLATLYMSGYTDTAILRNGAPDRGINFIQKPFTTRELLKKIDSILNGAPEPSPGAPAGRGDMR; via the coding sequence ATGCCTGAAGCCCCCCCCCCGACATTCAACCGGGTCATATCCACCCGGGTCTTTCTCCCCTGGCTCGCGGCGAGCTGCCTGCTCCTCAACCTGTTCGTCGCCGGGCTGGCAGGCTATTCCCTCTACCGGAGCCACCGGCAGTACGAGAGCCGCGCCGTCATCCGGACCCAGAACCTGTCCCAGTCCCTCAACCTGACCATTGCCGGCATTATGGACAAGGCCGGCCTCACCGTCTTTGCGGTGAAAAAGGAGGCCGAGCGGCAGATCAGAAGCGGCGGCATCGACCGCCCGGCTCTGCGCTCCTACCTCCGCGCCCATAACGAGCGTATCTCCGAGATCCAGGACCTGAGGGTAGCCAACGCCCGGGGCGAGATCGTCTTTAGCGATCAGGCGCCCCTCGAAAGGCCGGTCAAGATCTCCGATCGCGACTACTTCGTCAGCGCCAGCCGGAATCCCTGGATCGGCCTGATCGTCACCAAGCCGCTTATGAGCCGGATCACCAACCGGTGGACCGTCAACATCGTCCGGCGCATGGACAACCCGGACGGCAGCTTCGCCGGCATCGCCTACGCCGCCGTCTCCCTGGATTATTTTGTCCGGCTGTGCGGCTCCTTCGACCTGGGAGCGCACGGCCTCATCGCCCTGCGGGACGCAGACCTGGCCGTCATGGTGCGCTATCCCGAACAGGCGGGGGGGGAGGGCAGCACCGGCAGTACCATGGTGCCGCGGGAGTTGCGGGAGCTGGTCCGGGGGGGGCACACCTCCGGCACCTACCGGACCCGGGAGGGCCTGGACCCGGTGGAGCGCATCTTCTCCTTCCGCAAGATCGCAAACTACCCCCTCTACGTAACGGCGGGCCTGGCCGTCGACGACTACCTGGCCCCCTGGCGCACGGAAGCCGCGCTCATGTCGGCCCTGGTGGCCCTCTTTGCCGCCGGATCGCTCGTGACCGCCCGGCTGCTCTACCGTAACCGCGGGCGCGAGGAGCGGGGGGAGGCCGAACTGCTCCGGCACCGGGAGCAGTTGGAGGAGATGGTCCGGGATCGGACCTCCCTGCTGGAGGCGCGAAACGCCCAACTGGGCGAAGAGATCGTCCTGCGCAAGCGGATCGAAGCGGATTTGCAGCGGTCGGCCAGCGTCATGGACCGGATGCCGGATGCCGTCTCCTGGGTCGCCCCGGACGGCAGGATTCTCTACGTCAACGACGCCGCCTGCCGCCTGAGCGGCTACGAACGCCGGGAGTTGCTTGCCCTGCGGGCGTGGGACCTTTACCGCAACGCTACGGCCGAATCATGGCTCCCCCATTGGGAAGAGCTGCGCCGGGAGGGGCACCTGCATTTCGAGACCGCGGCCCAAACCCGGGACGGCCGCCTGGTGCCGGTGGACGTGTCGGCCAATTATCTGGAAATAGACGGCCAGGAGTACGACTGCGCCATCCTGCGGGACATCTCGGAGCGCCGGGCGGGGGAGGCGGAGCGGCAGGCGCTGATGGTCCAGTTGAGCCAGTCCCAGAAGATCGAGTCCATCGGCCGTCTGGCCGGGGGGATCGCCCACGACTTCAACAACCTGCTGACGCCGATCCTGGGCTATGCCGAATTGCTGCAGAACCGCCTGCCGGCCGACAGCCGGGATTTCGAGCGGGTCGACCGGATCATGCAGGCGGCCGACAAGGCCAGGGTCCTCACCCAGCAGCTCCTGAGCTTCAGCCGCAAACAGTTTTTCGAAATGCGGCCGGTGGACCTGAACAACGTGGTGACGTCGTTCTACGAGATCCTGCGCCGGACCATCCGGGAGAACATCGCCATCCGGCTGCGCCTCTCGGAGATCGTCTACGCCGTCCGCGCCGACCGCAACCAGGTGGAACAGATCCTCATGAACCTGGCGATCAACGCCCAGGACGCCATCCTCGACCGGGGCGTCATCACCATCGAGACGGCGCCGGTGACCCTGGACGACGAATACGTCCGCCAGCACGAGGGGCTCGCGCCGGGCAGATACCTGATGCTGGGGGTCAGCGACACCGGCGCGGGCATGGCCCGGGAAACCATTGCCCACATCTTCGAGCCGTTCTTCACCACCAAGGATGTGGGCAAGGGGTCGGGCCTGGGGCTGGCCACGGTCTACGGCCTGGTCAAACAGCACGGCGGGCATATCGTGGTGTTCAGCGAGGAGGGGGAGGGGACGACCTTCAAGATCTTCTTCCCCCTGGATGAGGACGCCGTGCCGGTGGAAACCGCAAGCGCCGCGGAGATCTCGGAGGTCAACGTGGCCGGCAGCACCATCCTGCTGGTGGAGGACAACGATATGGTGCGCAACCTGGTCCGGGACCTGCTGGACAGTTGCAACTGCCGGCTGATCGTTGCCGAGGGACCTCGCCAGGCCCTCGCCCTGAGCGCCGGCCGGAAGGTGGACCTGCTGCTCACCGACGTGGTCATGCCCGACATGAACGGGCCGGAGTTGCAGGAAAAGATGCAGAAAACCCATCCGGGGCTCGCGACCCTCTACATGTCGGGATACACCGACACCGCCATCCTCCGCAACGGCGCGCCGGACCGGGGGATCAACTTCATTCAGAAACCGTTCACCACGAGAGAGCTCCTGAAAAAGATCGACTCGATCCTGAACGGGGCCCCGGAGCCGTCGCCCGGCGCGCCGGCGGGGAGGGGGGACATGCGCTAA
- a CDS encoding hybrid sensor histidine kinase/response regulator — translation MPDVTPTTSGTTAPGRASFYRLVAGVLLTNLFVIGLVCFSLYQSRRQYESRAAIQTQDLAQALSLTVAGLVDKTGIALLSVQRERERQLRDGRAAGQDLNHYILAQRLLIPELDGLRIADARGAFIYGDSSLPGSDTLVNDREYFRRARNDPRAGLIISEPLFARSAAKWVINIVRRIDNPDGSFAGVVVGAISLDYLMRLFSTFDMGRQGVITLRDGALNVIIRYPEPRSIGSAVVSRELRELVRTGHVVGIYRNKGSIDPVERSFSFHKVFDYPLYMTAGLATADYLLPWRREAWGMTLLVAVFAAGSLLTARLIQRNRRREGEAKAELLRHREQMEETVRERTAQLEAGNAQLAGEIVLRKQAEANLKKAAIIMDRMADAVAWVAPDGRYLYVNDAACRMYGYSREEMLSLSVPDIGLMGFDREAWRRFMEELQRCECLHMEAEATARDGRLFSVEITANYLEIDGQVYNCSILRDISERRAGEAERQALMIQLSQSQKIESIGRLAAGIAHDFNNLLTPILGYAELLKNRLPADSRDFEQVDRIMQAAGKAKALTQQLLSFGRKQILEMKTVDLNNVVTSFYEILRRTIRENIAIRLRLSEIVYAVRADRNQVEQILMNLAINAQDAIFDRGVITIETAPVTLDDEYVRRHEGLAPGRYLMLGVSDTGAGMPRETLSHVFEPFFTTKDVGKGSGLGLATVYGLVEQHNGYIQVSSEEGEGTSFKIYLPIATGAVPEETAAAEELSEVDVTGSTILLVEDNDMVRTLVGDILEGCGCRLIVAEGPRQALELSAGKNVDLLLTDVVMPDMNGPELCEKMRSSHPGLATLYMSGYTNDAIVHHSVLDDGVNFIQKPFTAGDLMKKIDAILNGPAGH, via the coding sequence CGCCGGCAGTACGAATCCCGCGCCGCCATCCAGACCCAGGACCTGGCCCAAGCCCTCAGCCTGACCGTTGCCGGTCTTGTCGACAAGACCGGCATCGCCCTCCTGTCGGTGCAGCGGGAGCGGGAGCGGCAACTCAGGGACGGCCGCGCCGCCGGCCAGGACCTGAACCACTATATCCTTGCCCAGCGGCTCCTCATACCCGAGTTGGACGGCCTGCGGATCGCGGACGCCCGGGGTGCGTTCATCTATGGCGACTCCTCCCTCCCGGGCTCCGACACCCTGGTGAACGACCGGGAGTATTTCCGCCGGGCCCGGAACGACCCCCGGGCCGGTTTGATCATCTCCGAGCCGCTGTTCGCGCGTTCCGCCGCCAAGTGGGTGATCAACATCGTCCGGCGCATCGACAACCCGGACGGCAGTTTCGCCGGCGTGGTCGTCGGCGCCATCTCCCTGGATTACCTGATGCGGCTCTTTTCCACGTTCGATATGGGCCGCCAGGGGGTCATCACCCTGCGGGACGGGGCGTTGAACGTCATCATCCGCTACCCGGAGCCGCGCAGCATCGGCAGCGCCGTGGTCTCCCGGGAACTGCGGGAGCTGGTGCGGACCGGGCACGTCGTCGGCATCTACCGGAACAAGGGGAGCATCGACCCGGTGGAGCGCTCTTTTTCCTTTCACAAGGTCTTCGATTATCCACTGTATATGACGGCCGGCCTCGCAACCGCCGACTACCTGCTCCCCTGGCGGCGCGAAGCCTGGGGGATGACGCTCCTGGTGGCCGTCTTTGCGGCGGGATCGCTCCTGACGGCACGGTTGATCCAGCGCAACCGCAGGCGCGAGGGGGAGGCCAAGGCCGAACTGCTCCGGCACCGGGAGCAGATGGAGGAGACGGTGCGGGAGCGGACCGCCCAGTTGGAAGCGGGCAACGCCCAGCTGGCCGGGGAGATCGTCCTGCGGAAGCAGGCCGAGGCAAATTTGAAGAAGGCCGCGATCATCATGGACCGCATGGCCGACGCCGTGGCGTGGGTCGCCCCGGACGGCCGCTACCTGTACGTCAACGACGCCGCCTGCCGGATGTACGGCTACAGCCGCGAAGAGATGCTCTCCCTGTCGGTGCCCGATATCGGTCTGATGGGGTTCGACCGCGAGGCGTGGCGGCGTTTCATGGAAGAGCTGCAGCGCTGCGAATGCCTCCATATGGAGGCCGAGGCCACGGCCCGGGACGGCCGCCTGTTTTCGGTCGAGATTACGGCCAATTACCTGGAGATAGACGGCCAGGTGTATAACTGCTCCATCCTGCGGGACATCTCGGAGCGGCGGGCGGGTGAGGCGGAGCGGCAGGCGCTGATGATCCAGTTGAGCCAGTCCCAGAAGATCGAGTCCATCGGCCGCCTGGCCGCGGGGATCGCCCACGACTTCAACAACCTGCTGACGCCGATCCTGGGCTATGCCGAATTGCTGAAGAACCGCTTGCCGGCCGACAGCCGGGACTTCGAGCAGGTCGACCGGATCATGCAGGCGGCCGGCAAGGCCAAGGCCCTCACCCAGCAGCTCCTGAGCTTCGGGCGCAAGCAGATCCTGGAGATGAAGACCGTCGATCTGAACAACGTGGTGACGTCGTTCTACGAGATCCTGCGCCGGACCATCCGGGAGAACATCGCCATCCGGCTGCGCCTCTCGGAGATCGTCTACGCCGTCCGCGCCGACCGCAACCAGGTGGAACAGATCCTCATGAACCTGGCGATCAACGCCCAGGACGCCATCTTCGACCGGGGCGTCATCACCATCGAGACGGCGCCGGTGACCCTGGACGACGAATACGTCCGCCGGCACGAGGGGCTTGCACCGGGGAGGTACCTGATGCTGGGGGTCAGCGACACCGGCGCCGGCATGCCTCGTGAGACCCTCTCCCATGTCTTCGAGCCGTTCTTCACCACCAAGGATGTGGGCAAGGGGTCGGGTCTGGGGCTGGCCACGGTCTACGGCCTGGTCGAACAGCACAACGGGTATATCCAGGTGTCGAGCGAGGAGGGGGAGGGCACGTCCTTCAAGATCTACCTGCCGATCGCCACAGGCGCGGTGCCCGAGGAAACGGCGGCCGCGGAGGAGCTCTCGGAGGTCGACGTGACCGGCAGCACTATCCTGTTGGTGGAGGACAACGACATGGTGCGCACCCTGGTCGGCGATATCCTGGAAGGGTGCGGCTGCCGGCTGATCGTTGCCGAGGGACCTCGCCAGGCCCTGGAACTGAGCGCGGGGAAAAACGTGGACCTGCTGCTCACCGATGTGGTCATGCCCGACATGAACGGCCCGGAATTGTGTGAAAAGATGCGGTCGAGCCACCCGGGCCTTGCGACGCTCTACATGTCGGGATACACCAACGACGCCATCGTCCACCACAGCGTGCTGGACGATGGCGTCAACTTCATCCAGAAACCGTTTACCGCCGGGGATCTCATGAAAAAGATCGACGCCATCCTGAACGGCCCGGCCGGGCATTAA